One Fundidesulfovibrio soli genomic region harbors:
- a CDS encoding B12-binding domain-containing radical SAM protein, whose amino-acid sequence MHILLLSMPTPHNPSRVQIVPPMSLLCVGGMLRKEGHTSEILNLDLLTRVGLTTEEAKIEHVVKRLETGEFDVLGLNCLVSSQFPFARKLTEAVRARALKLPTILGGMHATLFAQDILTKCPSFDYIILGEGERQTSRLMRHIQSPTDAVLANIDGIAWRNASGTVHVNKRMSPLAPAEMPAPAWDMLRIDDYRSDYSKWYNPKGNNITLVAPLYTSRSCPLDCTFCSAFHMMGRGLRLRRIQDIFDEIEYLYHEHCINYFSIFDDNFTLNKQHVMQFCDEIRKRNLNIQFDSSSGFNIAALDEHMMAAMAEAGCIHFPMPIESGNDNIRQNVIHKKLPREKIFEIARLAKKHNMLTTGMFIIGFPEDTPETLEDTRRMILELELDKYHVYTLIPFPGTKIFKQALKDNLFTESIDLSKLWDGTFNFEKPQGDFALKPYNCSLDTLRKYKHEFGQYWFFSDRVKALQKQHSSGTP is encoded by the coding sequence ATGCACATCCTGCTCCTCTCCATGCCGACCCCTCACAACCCAAGCAGGGTCCAGATCGTTCCGCCCATGTCCCTGCTCTGCGTGGGAGGAATGCTCCGCAAGGAAGGCCATACCAGCGAGATCCTCAATCTCGACCTGCTCACCAGGGTAGGCCTGACGACAGAGGAAGCGAAGATCGAGCATGTGGTCAAGCGGCTCGAAACGGGCGAATTCGATGTTCTCGGCTTGAACTGCCTCGTCTCCTCCCAGTTCCCCTTCGCGCGGAAGCTGACGGAAGCTGTACGTGCCCGGGCGTTGAAGCTGCCGACCATTCTCGGCGGAATGCACGCCACGCTGTTCGCGCAGGACATCCTCACGAAGTGTCCCTCCTTCGATTACATCATCCTGGGCGAGGGCGAACGGCAGACCTCCAGGCTCATGCGCCACATCCAGAGCCCGACGGACGCCGTTTTAGCAAACATAGACGGTATCGCGTGGCGGAACGCCTCCGGCACCGTCCATGTCAACAAGCGCATGTCGCCGCTGGCCCCCGCCGAGATGCCGGCTCCCGCCTGGGACATGCTGCGGATAGATGACTACCGCTCCGACTATTCCAAATGGTACAACCCGAAAGGAAACAACATCACCCTCGTTGCGCCGCTGTACACCAGCCGCTCCTGCCCGTTGGACTGCACGTTCTGCTCAGCGTTCCACATGATGGGCCGCGGGCTCCGCTTGCGCAGGATTCAAGACATCTTCGACGAGATAGAATATCTGTACCACGAGCACTGCATTAATTATTTTTCTATCTTTGACGACAACTTCACACTGAACAAACAACACGTCATGCAGTTCTGCGACGAGATACGCAAACGCAACCTCAACATTCAGTTTGACTCATCATCCGGCTTCAACATCGCCGCTCTTGACGAGCATATGATGGCGGCCATGGCCGAAGCGGGCTGCATCCACTTCCCCATGCCCATTGAAAGCGGGAACGACAATATCCGGCAGAATGTCATCCACAAGAAGCTGCCCCGAGAAAAAATCTTCGAGATCGCCAGGCTCGCGAAGAAGCACAACATGCTCACGACAGGCATGTTCATCATCGGCTTCCCCGAGGACACGCCCGAAACGCTGGAAGACACGAGGAGAATGATCCTGGAGTTGGAGCTGGACAAATACCACGTTTACACCCTCATTCCATTTCCAGGAACGAAGATTTTCAAGCAGGCGCTCAAGGACAACCTCTTCACCGAGAGCATCGACCTCTCGAAGTTGTGGGACGGAACATTCAACTTCGAGAAACCGCAAGGTGACTTCGCTTTGAAGCCGTACAACTGTTCCCTCGACACCCTTCGGAAATACAAGCATGAATTCGGCCAATACTGGTTTTTCAGCGACAGGGTAAAGGCCCTGCAGAAGCAACATTCCTCTGGCACGCCCTGA
- a CDS encoding cephalosporin hydroxylase family protein → MESPQEFKERCAEEIAAMGRDEGFERSSQEWMQRAELHRYTYHFEWLGRPIIQFPQDILAMQELIWTVRPEVIVETGIAHGGSLVFYASMLELLVQCGMIQHGRVIGVDIDIRTHNRQAIEAHPLARRITMVQGSSVAPDTVAAVRALAGRNGPCLLALDSNHTHGHVLAELRAYADLVTVGSYCVVFDTAIEHSPNPVQGRGWGKGNNPLTAVDEFLAGDERFAQDSSITDKLRISECPGGYLKRVR, encoded by the coding sequence ATGGAATCTCCCCAGGAGTTCAAGGAGCGCTGCGCCGAGGAAATCGCCGCCATGGGCCGGGACGAAGGGTTCGAGCGCTCCAGCCAGGAGTGGATGCAGCGCGCCGAGCTGCACCGCTACACCTATCATTTCGAATGGCTGGGCAGGCCCATCATCCAGTTCCCGCAGGACATCTTGGCCATGCAGGAGCTTATCTGGACCGTGCGCCCCGAGGTCATCGTCGAGACCGGGATCGCCCACGGCGGGTCCCTGGTGTTCTATGCCTCCATGCTGGAGCTCCTGGTCCAGTGCGGCATGATCCAGCACGGCCGGGTCATCGGCGTGGATATCGACATCAGGACCCACAACCGCCAGGCCATTGAAGCGCACCCCCTGGCCAGGCGCATCACCATGGTTCAAGGCTCGAGCGTCGCTCCCGACACCGTGGCCGCAGTCCGCGCCCTGGCCGGGCGGAACGGCCCCTGCCTGCTGGCCCTGGACTCGAACCACACCCACGGCCACGTGCTCGCCGAACTGCGCGCCTACGCGGACCTCGTGACGGTTGGGAGCTACTGCGTGGTGTTCGACACGGCGATCGAGCATTCGCCCAACCCCGTGCAAGGCAGGGGCTGGGGCAAGGGAAACAATCCCCTCACGGCCGTCGACGAATTCCTGGCTGGCGACGAGCGCTTCGCCCAGGACAGCTCCATCACGGACAAGCTCCGCATAAGCGAATGCCCCGGCGGCTATCTCAAGCGCGTGCGCTGA
- a CDS encoding amino acid adenylation domain-containing protein, with amino-acid sequence MLNIVDRFLASARRAPDDPALSFAGGDVSYGELLGEARRIARALDSACRTETVTVWADKSLSTYAGVLGALLSGKTFVPLNPRFPLERTQAMLRASGADTVVASAAGLSAAMRAAVNTGAGTIICPDKPAGSKEESLAILGRDCLHTSSGGVDRPERCSPKMYIMFTSGSTGRPKGVPVLHANVEPYLDTIAGFYGLSSQDRCSQLFDLTFDLSVHDLFATWQSGACLCVPTAEERIFPARYIQRAGLTSWFSVPSLLLSMARLKQLGPDSFPGIRVSLFCGEGLPHSLVRQWAVAAPNAIIENLYGPTECTIAISRHAWSPGVEACVNGLVPMGRTFIGQHFSVRDESGEVLPAGSRGELWLSGSQLTPGYLDQPEQTAKAFAEEGGRRWYRTGDLVLEDEDGTLHFIERIDHQVKIRGYRVELVEIENHLAGLPGVHGAVVSPARNADGVCVHLHAFIVGSADPGEVLLTCRTRFPDYMVPRRVEFLTEFPLNANGKIDRPKLEQKASNAYEHSH; translated from the coding sequence ATGCTCAACATAGTGGATCGCTTCCTGGCCTCCGCCCGAAGGGCTCCTGACGACCCGGCCCTGTCGTTCGCGGGGGGGGACGTCTCCTACGGGGAGCTGCTGGGAGAGGCCCGGCGGATAGCCCGGGCATTGGATTCGGCCTGCCGCACGGAAACCGTCACCGTCTGGGCCGATAAGAGCCTGTCCACCTATGCGGGGGTCCTGGGCGCCCTGCTGTCGGGGAAGACCTTTGTACCGCTCAACCCCCGTTTTCCCTTGGAGCGCACCCAGGCCATGCTGCGGGCCAGCGGAGCCGACACGGTGGTCGCCTCCGCCGCAGGCCTGTCCGCCGCCATGCGGGCCGCCGTGAACACCGGCGCGGGCACGATCATCTGCCCCGACAAGCCTGCCGGGTCCAAGGAGGAATCCCTCGCCATCCTCGGCCGCGACTGCCTGCACACTAGCTCCGGCGGAGTTGACCGGCCGGAGCGGTGCAGCCCGAAGATGTACATCATGTTCACTTCGGGCAGCACCGGCAGGCCCAAGGGGGTTCCGGTGCTCCACGCCAACGTGGAGCCGTACCTCGACACCATCGCCGGGTTCTACGGCCTGTCCAGCCAGGACCGCTGCTCCCAACTGTTTGACCTTACCTTCGACCTCAGCGTGCATGACTTGTTCGCCACATGGCAGTCCGGGGCGTGTCTGTGCGTGCCGACAGCGGAAGAACGGATTTTCCCGGCGCGTTACATCCAGCGTGCCGGGCTGACGTCGTGGTTCAGCGTCCCGTCGCTGCTGCTGAGCATGGCCCGCCTCAAGCAGCTCGGGCCGGATTCCTTCCCTGGCATCAGGGTGAGCCTGTTCTGCGGCGAGGGGCTCCCGCACAGCTTAGTGCGCCAGTGGGCCGTGGCCGCGCCCAACGCCATTATTGAGAACCTCTACGGACCCACCGAATGCACCATCGCGATCAGCCGACATGCCTGGTCCCCCGGGGTCGAAGCCTGCGTCAACGGGCTCGTGCCCATGGGCCGGACGTTCATCGGGCAGCATTTCAGCGTCCGGGACGAATCGGGCGAGGTCCTGCCGGCAGGAAGCAGAGGGGAGCTCTGGCTGAGCGGCTCGCAGCTCACCCCGGGCTATCTGGACCAACCGGAGCAGACCGCCAAGGCCTTCGCCGAGGAGGGCGGCCGGAGATGGTACAGAACCGGCGACCTCGTGCTGGAGGATGAGGACGGCACTCTGCATTTCATCGAGAGGATCGACCATCAGGTCAAGATCCGCGGATACCGTGTGGAACTCGTGGAGATAGAGAACCACCTGGCCGGGCTGCCGGGCGTGCACGGGGCCGTCGTCTCTCCGGCGCGAAATGCGGATGGCGTCTGCGTCCATCTCCACGCCTTCATCGTTGGCTCGGCCGACCCCGGCGAGGTGCTCCTCACATGCCGGACCAGATTTCCAGACTACATGGTGCCGCGCAGGGTGGAGTTCCTCACGGAATTCCCCCTGAACGCCAACGGCAAGATCGACCGCCCGAAACTGGAGCAAAAGGCGTCCAACGCGTATGAACATTCTCACTGA
- a CDS encoding acyl carrier protein, with protein MNILTEERILGTILSALGKIAATKFMDAPLDPDTNILEAGFDSFDFATLIPDIEEDLGIAIDLADADLSEVITISGLAAFIARQNASGAEQP; from the coding sequence ATGAACATTCTCACTGAAGAGCGTATCCTGGGGACCATACTGTCCGCGCTGGGGAAGATCGCCGCAACCAAATTCATGGACGCGCCTCTCGACCCTGACACGAACATTCTGGAGGCCGGGTTCGACTCGTTTGATTTCGCCACCCTCATCCCCGACATCGAGGAGGATCTTGGCATCGCCATCGACCTTGCCGACGCGGACCTCTCCGAGGTCATCACGATCAGCGGCCTGGCGGCCTTCATCGCCAGACAGAACGCGTCAGGCGCTGAACAGCCATGA
- a CDS encoding ketoacyl-ACP synthase III, producing MSDDTFPSRRVTIQNVAFVGCRAVVPGHAVTMDELVALAPDEKSREELLRAAQMSGLDVRYKAKPATTAGDMCVAAARKLLEDLRWSPDSVDLLVVANVTPDDLIPPTGYQIHSCLGLSKQCVVLDTIIGCSGYTHGLFLAASLLEKGALKRALLVTGDTLSRTIAPADLKSGSLLGDAGTATALEFTEGTAPMYVLLGSDGSNSQCIRQPGRGYRESDSPPYFQMDGVKVFTFSHGIVPKLLQATMRHADTSIEQIDSVCLHQANLMILDAISKQGRLPREKVVNTLRLYGNCGSASIPLALCETFSSSGHEGPLRLLLAGFGLGLSWSSVLMQAAANSFGAVMHEDL from the coding sequence ATGAGCGACGATACTTTTCCCTCCAGGCGCGTGACGATTCAGAATGTGGCGTTTGTCGGCTGCAGGGCCGTGGTGCCGGGGCATGCGGTCACGATGGACGAACTGGTCGCGCTGGCGCCGGACGAGAAATCGCGCGAGGAACTGCTGCGGGCGGCCCAGATGTCCGGCCTGGACGTGCGCTACAAGGCGAAACCGGCCACCACGGCCGGAGACATGTGCGTCGCCGCCGCCCGAAAGCTGCTCGAAGATCTGCGGTGGAGCCCCGACAGCGTCGACCTCCTCGTTGTAGCCAACGTCACCCCGGACGACCTCATCCCCCCCACGGGGTACCAGATTCACAGCTGCCTCGGGCTCTCCAAGCAATGCGTCGTGCTGGACACGATCATCGGGTGCTCGGGCTACACCCACGGGTTGTTCCTGGCCGCCTCCCTGCTTGAAAAAGGCGCGTTGAAGCGGGCGCTTCTTGTGACGGGCGACACCCTCTCGCGGACCATCGCCCCCGCCGACCTGAAGTCGGGCTCCCTGCTCGGCGACGCCGGGACCGCCACGGCCCTGGAATTCACGGAAGGCACGGCTCCAATGTACGTGCTGCTCGGTTCGGACGGGTCCAACTCCCAATGCATCAGGCAACCCGGCAGGGGCTACAGGGAGTCCGACAGCCCGCCGTATTTCCAGATGGACGGAGTCAAGGTGTTCACGTTCTCCCACGGCATCGTTCCCAAGCTGCTTCAGGCCACCATGCGGCATGCGGACACCTCGATCGAACAGATCGATTCGGTCTGCCTGCACCAGGCCAACCTGATGATCCTGGACGCCATCTCCAAGCAAGGCCGTTTGCCCCGCGAGAAGGTTGTCAACACCTTGCGCCTGTACGGCAATTGCGGCTCGGCCTCCATCCCGCTCGCCCTCTGCGAGACCTTTTCCTCGTCCGGCCACGAAGGGCCGTTGCGGCTGCTCCTCGCCGGGTTTGGGCTTGGACTCAGCTGGAGCAGCGTCTTGATGCAGGCGGCCGCCAATTCCTTCGGGGCCGTCATGCACGAGGACCTCTAG
- a CDS encoding TIGR00180 family glycosyltransferase, producing MLSDVSIIIPTKDRQITVQEVLDYYEGTNANIIIADASDTAMENGVLQRKNLRVTYFSDTTRSFIDRVNYSFQFIDTPYTVLRADRRHIATTGIRSVCDFLNANHDYSTAQGRWYVFDNGCILKRYTAYSETFVSEIEDTDERVKKTMAIFTSTMYAVYRTETFKDVMSFFRDIKTGVIIELCAHMLSMYSGKHKSLPVPYAFIAPYEACRPFSKRLTSGNYTTQTEQLEQWPDLGHRIASHLGLDDPKASALFDEALEIYYMAFFAYTETNDCNLTLANRFFSPYFDKVFSWYAPLILKKVLHQIERHPADDLFNELSEVQKRDLLAILALGRIRVTDDSTQ from the coding sequence ATGCTTTCTGACGTCTCGATCATCATCCCGACCAAGGATCGCCAGATCACTGTGCAGGAAGTGCTTGACTATTATGAAGGGACAAACGCCAACATCATCATCGCTGACGCGTCCGACACAGCCATGGAAAACGGTGTTTTGCAGCGCAAAAACCTGCGCGTGACGTATTTCAGCGACACAACGCGGTCCTTCATAGACAGAGTCAACTACTCGTTCCAATTCATTGACACGCCCTACACGGTTCTCCGCGCAGACAGAAGGCATATCGCCACCACAGGAATCCGCAGCGTCTGCGACTTCCTGAACGCCAACCATGACTACAGCACCGCCCAGGGAAGGTGGTACGTTTTTGACAATGGATGTATCCTCAAGCGCTACACAGCGTACTCTGAGACGTTTGTTTCCGAGATCGAGGACACGGACGAGCGCGTCAAGAAGACCATGGCCATCTTCACGTCCACCATGTATGCTGTCTACCGGACGGAAACATTCAAGGACGTGATGTCTTTCTTCCGCGACATCAAGACGGGCGTCATTATCGAACTGTGCGCGCATATGCTTTCGATGTATTCCGGGAAGCACAAGTCGCTTCCCGTGCCCTACGCCTTCATCGCGCCCTATGAAGCCTGCAGGCCGTTCAGCAAGCGCCTGACGTCGGGCAACTACACCACTCAGACAGAACAACTCGAACAATGGCCGGATCTGGGACACCGCATAGCCAGCCACCTCGGTCTGGATGACCCCAAGGCCTCGGCCCTGTTCGACGAGGCTCTCGAAATCTACTACATGGCCTTCTTCGCCTATACCGAAACCAACGACTGTAACCTGACCCTTGCAAACCGCTTTTTCAGCCCCTACTTTGACAAGGTTTTTTCCTGGTATGCTCCTTTGATTCTCAAGAAGGTGCTCCACCAAATCGAAAGGCATCCCGCTGACGACCTCTTCAATGAGCTTTCCGAGGTGCAGAAGAGGGATTTGCTTGCGATTCTGGCGCTTGGAAGGATACGTGTCACAGATGATTCAACGCAATGA